In a genomic window of Magnolia sinica isolate HGM2019 chromosome 16, MsV1, whole genome shotgun sequence:
- the LOC131228841 gene encoding putative pentatricopeptide repeat-containing protein At3g11460, mitochondrial, which translates to MSRQGIKPNRLTFPLLLKASISLSSLPLSTALHTQIFKFGFGADIVVVTALVDALCKCSDVGSARKVFDGMTGKDVAAWNAMLSGYCRNGYVDEVLLVFARMQSCGVEPNSLTLSILLQTSSSSDNGDWRRLGRCVHGYVFQRQANGGVGDVNDVFLYNSLLVFYNKSGNIEFAECLFERMSRRDVVSWNAMMSGYSRNGYAHEALRTFHRMQAEGFCPDLVTLETALQACAQAGDAIEDGRSIHKFMVECGFSLNIYAENSLLLMYCKCRDIDSAGYLFDGMRVRNLVSWNILIDGYVQNGQPQKALLLFKYTRMVERTVSSDLLVSALQALKLLGGHPEEHIMCIHCLVIVTGLDSNAFVTSSLVASYGEGGNVETALSCFNYSAYRRNRTNRVSWNTMLSVYVFNRCCNEAIELFRTMQFEAYECDAITLVNALLVCTQQSDMKQGKAIHAYIIRNQFEPNVVVTTALLELYLQCKLLNVACLLFSKMHRRNVVSWNTMIFGCCQNGFPGTSLNLFHHMLQQDNMAPDATTVVGVIEAISQRGFESEGKYIHDYAIHLNLDKDEFVVNSLIAMYAGFGNFDRASLVFDEVNKLSTVTWNAMISEYSRHGLPDKAIAVFHRMKIESVASDSITLLSILPACAHLASLSCGMWIHSIVCKTGYESDVFVGTALINMYAKCGDIKMARLVFERMGFKTTVSWNSMIWGYGMHGNAEEAEKLFLAMQLLGLDPDIVTFLVLISGCSHAGNVQKGRQYFDLMTREYSMSPRIEHFSSVVDLLSRNGLVQEAFEFIEKMPVAPHTCTWGPLLGACRVQRDIRAGLVAAEKVFELDPFHCGYHVLLANMYSESGRWADASMIRSKMRERGVGKQPGWSMVDYHI; encoded by the coding sequence ATGTCAAGGCAAGGCATCAAACCAAACCGGCTCACCTTCCCTTTACTTCTCAAAgcttccatctctctttcttccctccctctctcaacCGCCCTTCACACCCAAATATTCAAATTCGGCTTCGGAGCAGATATCGTTGTCGTGACCGCTCTTGTCGATGCCTTATGTAAATGCTCGGATGTGGGTAGCGCACGTAAGGTGTTCGATGGAATGACTGGGAAAGATGTCGCTGCGTGGAATGCGATGTTGTCTGGCTATTGTCGAAATGGGTACGTGGATGAAGTTTTGTTAGTGTTCGCTCGGATGCAATCCTGTGGCGTCGAGCCCAATTCATTGACTCTCTCTATTTTGCTTCAAACATCTTCTTCTTCCGACAATGGAGATTGGAGGAGGCTTGGAAGGTGTGTTCATGGTTATGTTTTTCAGCGGCAGGCAAACGGAGGAGTTGGAGATGTTAATGACGTGTTCTTGTATAATTCTCTTCTGGTTTTCTACAACAAGAGCGGGAATATTGAATTCGCTGAGTGTCTGTTCGAGAGAATGTCCAGGAGAGATGTGGTGTCTTGGAATGCGATGATGTCAGGGTATAGCAGAAATGGGTATGCTCATGAGGCGTTGAGGACATTTCATCGAATGCAAGCGGAAGGATTCTGTCCTGATCTTGTCACACTGGAGACGGCACTTCAGGCTTGTGCTCAGGCAGGAGATGCAATTGAGGATGGTCGATCAATCCACAAGTTTATGGTTGAGTGTGGATTCTCTCTGAACATTTACGCTGAGAATTCACTTCTTCTTATGTACTGCAAATGCAGAGACATAGATTCTGCAGGCTATTTGTTTGATGGAATGCGTGTTAGAAATCTTGTCTCTTGGAACATTCTGATTGATGGGTATGTTCAGAATGGGCAGCCCCAAAAGGCTTTACTCTTGTTCAAGTACACCCGAATGGTTGAGAGGACTGTCAGCTCTGATTTGCTGGTGAGTGCTCTCCAAGCTCTTAAGCTGTTGGGAGGACATCCAGAAgaacatataatgtgtatccatTGTCTAGTTATAGTGACGGGACTTGATTCCAATGCTTTTGTTACTAGTTCCCTTGTTGCCTCGTATGGGGAAGGTGGGAATGTTGAGACTGCTCTTAGTTGCTTCAATTATTCTGCTTACAGGAGAAATAGAACTAATAGGGTAAGCTGGAATACGATGCTTTCTGTGTATGTCTTTAACAGATGCTGCAATGAAGCAATAGAACTCTTCCGAACAATGCAGTTTGAGGCATACGAATGTGATGCCATCACTCTTGTCAATGCACTGCTTGTATGTACCCAACAATCAGATATGAAACAGGGGAAGGCAATTCATGCTTATATAATCAGGAACCAGTTTGAGCCAAACGTTGTTGTTACTACTGCACTACTGGAATTGTATCTTCAATGCAAGTTGCTAAATGTGGCATGCTTATTGTTCTCTAAGATGCATCGAAGGAACGTAGTCTCGTGGAACACAATGATATTTGGATGTTGCCAAAATGGATTTCCAGGGACCTCTTTGAATCTCTTTCATCACATGCTACAACAGGACAACATGGCACCAGATGCAACCACCGTGGTGGGAGTTATTGAAGCCATTTCTCAGAGAGGATTTGAGAGTGAAGGAAAATACATACATGACTACGCAATTCACTTAAATTTAGATAAAGATGAGTTTGTTGTGAATTCGCTGATAGCAATGTATGCAGGGTTTGGCAATTTCGATAGAGCAAGTTTGGTATTTGATGAAGTTAATAAACTCAGCACAGTTACATGGAACGCCATGATCTCCGAGTATTCTCGTCATGGCTTGCCGGACAAGGCAATAGCAGTTTTTCACCGAATGAAGATTGAAAGTGTGGCTTCTGATTCAATCACCTTACTTTCTATCCTTCCTGCATGTGCACATTTAGCATCCTTAAGCTGCGGTATGTGGATTCATTCCATCGTTTGTAAAACTGGGTATGAATCCGATGTTTTTGTTGGAACTGCACTGATAAACATGTATGCAAAATGCGGTGATATAAAGATGGCTCGTCTGGTTTTTGAGAGGATGGGTTTTAAAACGACAgtttcatggaattccatgaTTTGGGGGTATGGAATGCATGGAAACGCAGAGGAAGCAGAAAAGCTTTTCTTGGCAATGCAGCTGTTGGGACTAGATCCTGATATTGTTACTTTTCTTGTCCTTATATCAGGTTGCAGCCATGCTGGGAATGTACAGAAGGGTCGTCAGTATTTTGATCTCATGACCAGAGAGTATTCAATGTCACCAAGAATAGAGCATTTTTCCAGTGTGGTGGATCTACTCAGCCGCAATGGACTCGTCCAAGAGGCATTTGAGTTCATTGAGAAAATGCCGGTTGCgccacatacatgcacatgggGCCCTCTGCTTGGTGCTTGTCGGGTACAACGGGACATCAGAGCAGGGTTGGTAGCAGCTGAGAAAGTGTTTGAATTGGACCCTTTTCACTGCGGATACCATGTACTGCTGGCTAACATGTACTCAGAATCAGGACGATGGGCTGATGCATCTATGATAAGAagcaagatgagagagagaggagtcggGAAACAGCCTGGATGGAGCATGGTTGACTACCACATCTGA